One genomic segment of Primulina tabacum isolate GXHZ01 chromosome 9, ASM2559414v2, whole genome shotgun sequence includes these proteins:
- the LOC142504583 gene encoding imidazoleglycerol-phosphate dehydratase 1, chloroplastic-like: MELSASQRSLNYSTAPQSQIYRPRFHLPRRVLLPVHLPQRRVQPYSTHFRTLPVDSKVLRAFDENGSPRTTTAQGDRVGEVKRVTKETNVNVKINLDGDAVAENDTGIPFLDHMLDQLASHGLFDVHVKATGDIHIDDHHTNEDVALAIGTALLQALGDRKGINRFGDFSAPLDEALIHVSLDLSGRPYLGYDLHIPTERVGTYDTQLVEHFFQSLVNTSGMTLHIRQIAGKNSHHIIEATFKAFARALRQATEHDPRRRGSVPSSKGVLSRS; encoded by the exons ATGGAGTTATCAGCATCTCAACGTTCCCTCAACTACTCCACCGCACCCCAATCTCAGATTTATCGACCAAGATTTCATCTTCCACGACGGGTTCTTCTCCCGGTACACCTTCCGCAGCGCCGAGTACAACCATATTCCACACACTTCAGAACTCTTCCGGTGGACTCCAAGGTTCTTCGTGCCTTTGACGAAAATGGTTCTCCGCGGACGACAACGGCTCAGG GAGATAGAGTTGGGGAGGTGAAGAGGGTTACGAAAGAGACTAATGTGAATGTGAAGATAAATTTGGATGGTGATGCTGTGGCTGAAAATGATACGGGGATTCCATTTCTTGATCACATGTTAGAT CAACTTGCTTCGCATGGATTGTTCGATGTGCATGTGAAAGCCACTGGGGATATTCATATCGATGATCATCATACAAATGAAGATGTTGCCCTAGCCATAGGAACT GCCTTGCTGCAAGCACTTGGGGATAGAAAAGGAATAAACCGATTTGGTGACTTCTCAGCTCCACTTGATGAAGCACTTAtacatgtttcattg gatTTATCTGGAAGGCCATATCTCGGTTATGATCTACATATACCAACGGAGAGAGTTGGAACTTATGACACACAG CTGGTGGAGCACTTCTTTCAGTCCTTGGTTAATACTTCTGGGATGACACTCCACATACGACAG ATTGCGGGGAAAAATTCCCACCACATTATTGAGGCGACCTTCAAGGCTTTTGCAAGGGCTCTTCGACAAGCAACAGAACACGACCCTAGGCGACGAGGAAGTGTCCCAAG CTCGAAAGGTGTCCTGTCTCGCAGCTGA